In a genomic window of Aeromonas veronii:
- the feoB gene encoding Fe(2+) transporter permease subunit FeoB encodes MNYSLVTVGNPNSGKTSLFNALTGARQQVGNWSGVTVDKKMGEFSAGEHHFKLMDLPGIYSLAGQDGSLDEQIASRFAQGQQPDLLLNVIDAANLERSLYLTLQLRELGLPMVVVLNKLDILQKRRIVIDESKLGKSLGCPVVALSAHNSKQVAAFKQQIRQFIGQPQAALQLDYGHSLENDLVELETLLAPHHLTTRGRALRLLEEDVVMQETLQPGQQAAAHNVVARAHQGQDIDLQLADIRYGHIHQWVQQARQQKGKLTEAQSEWLDRVLLNRWIGIPFFLFVMYLMFLFAINVGSAFIDFFDIMGGALFVDGVHHLLGLVNAPEWLGAILADGFGVGLQTVATFIPVIGCLYLFLAVLESSGYLARAAFVVDALMRRLGLPGKAFVPMLMGFGCTVPSVMATRTLNSERERLMTSAMAPFMSCGARLPVYALFAVAFFPESGQNLVFGLYLIGILVAVLTGLLLRNTLLPGKSDSMLMEMPDYEWPRPVNVAIKTWQKLKSFVFGAGKTIVLVVAVLSVLNSLGTDGSFGHQQQESSVLSKLSQAVTPVLHPIGVRDDNWQATVGIVTGIFAKEAVVGTLNSLYAGGASAEEESEFSLVASFHEAIDAVAANLAEINPSDPMGLDVGNLDDQKAAAEAQEVDVSTYGNMQTHFDGAAGAFAYLLFVLLYMPCAAAMGALVRETGRQWALFTAAWCNYMAFMCATVFYQLATFAAHPEQSLFWIVSYGLSLVLLWWAGRRHGDIVARKVVTL; translated from the coding sequence ATGAATTATTCCCTGGTAACGGTCGGTAACCCCAATAGCGGCAAGACCTCCCTGTTCAACGCCCTGACCGGCGCCCGCCAGCAGGTAGGCAACTGGAGTGGCGTCACCGTCGACAAGAAGATGGGTGAGTTCAGCGCGGGTGAGCATCACTTCAAGCTGATGGATCTGCCCGGCATCTATAGCCTGGCCGGTCAGGATGGCAGTCTGGACGAGCAGATCGCCAGCCGCTTTGCCCAGGGCCAACAACCCGACCTGCTGCTCAACGTCATCGACGCCGCCAATCTGGAGCGCTCCCTCTACCTCACGCTGCAACTGCGCGAACTGGGCCTGCCCATGGTGGTGGTGCTCAACAAGCTGGATATCCTGCAAAAGCGCCGCATCGTCATCGACGAGAGCAAGCTCGGCAAATCCCTCGGTTGCCCGGTGGTGGCGCTCTCTGCCCACAACAGCAAGCAGGTTGCCGCCTTCAAGCAGCAGATCCGGCAGTTTATCGGTCAGCCGCAAGCGGCCTTGCAGCTCGATTACGGTCACTCTCTTGAAAACGATCTGGTGGAGCTGGAGACCCTGCTCGCCCCGCATCACCTCACTACCCGTGGCCGCGCCCTGCGCCTGCTGGAAGAGGATGTGGTGATGCAGGAGACCCTGCAGCCCGGTCAGCAGGCCGCCGCCCACAATGTGGTCGCCCGCGCCCATCAGGGTCAGGATATCGATCTGCAACTGGCGGATATCCGTTACGGCCATATCCACCAGTGGGTACAACAGGCGCGCCAGCAGAAGGGCAAGCTTACCGAGGCCCAGAGCGAGTGGCTGGATCGGGTGTTGCTCAATCGCTGGATTGGCATCCCCTTCTTCCTGTTTGTCATGTACCTGATGTTCCTGTTTGCCATCAACGTCGGCAGCGCCTTTATCGACTTCTTCGACATCATGGGCGGTGCCCTGTTTGTCGATGGGGTGCACCACCTGCTGGGGCTGGTCAATGCCCCCGAGTGGCTCGGTGCCATTCTGGCTGATGGTTTTGGGGTCGGTTTGCAGACCGTGGCCACCTTTATTCCGGTGATTGGCTGCCTCTATCTGTTCCTCGCGGTGTTGGAAAGCTCCGGCTATCTGGCCCGTGCCGCCTTCGTGGTGGATGCCCTGATGCGCCGTCTCGGCCTGCCGGGCAAGGCGTTCGTGCCGATGCTGATGGGCTTTGGTTGTACCGTCCCCTCGGTGATGGCGACCCGTACCCTCAACTCCGAGCGGGAGCGGCTGATGACCTCCGCCATGGCCCCCTTCATGTCGTGCGGTGCCCGTCTGCCGGTCTACGCCCTGTTTGCGGTGGCTTTCTTCCCCGAGTCAGGTCAGAACCTGGTGTTCGGTCTCTACCTCATCGGCATTCTGGTGGCGGTACTCACCGGCCTGCTGCTGCGCAACACCCTGCTACCGGGCAAGAGCGACTCCATGCTGATGGAGATGCCGGATTACGAGTGGCCGCGTCCGGTCAACGTTGCCATCAAAACCTGGCAGAAGCTCAAATCTTTCGTCTTTGGCGCCGGTAAAACCATCGTGTTGGTGGTCGCCGTGCTGAGCGTGCTCAATTCGCTGGGTACCGATGGCAGCTTCGGCCATCAGCAGCAGGAGAGCTCGGTATTGAGCAAGTTAAGCCAGGCGGTAACGCCGGTACTGCACCCCATCGGCGTACGCGATGACAACTGGCAGGCCACGGTCGGTATCGTCACCGGTATCTTCGCCAAAGAGGCGGTGGTCGGAACTCTCAACAGCCTCTACGCCGGTGGTGCCAGCGCCGAGGAGGAGAGCGAGTTCTCGCTGGTGGCCAGTTTCCACGAAGCGATTGATGCCGTGGCGGCCAATCTGGCGGAGATCAACCCGAGCGACCCCATGGGGCTTGATGTTGGCAATCTCGACGACCAGAAAGCGGCGGCCGAGGCGCAGGAGGTCGATGTCTCCACCTACGGCAACATGCAGACCCACTTCGACGGGGCTGCCGGTGCCTTTGCCTACCTGTTGTTCGTGCTGCTCTACATGCCTTGCGCCGCCGCCATGGGCGCGCTGGTGCGGGAAACCGGTCGCCAGTGGGCGCTCTTTACTGCCGCCTGGTGCAACTATATGGCCTTTATGTGCGCCACCGTCTTCTATCAGCTGGCCACCTTTGCCGCTCACCCGGAGCAGAGCCTGTTCTGGATCGTCAGCTACGGCCTCTCTCTGGTACTGCTCTGGTGGGCCGGTCGCCGTCATGGTGACATCGTGGCCCGCAAGGTGGTGACCTTATGA
- a CDS encoding ferrous iron transport protein A, giving the protein MVLTQLSPGQSARIKNMNQLARPLRRKLMVLGLLPQTEVIYLRSAPLGDPLQIQCQGICLSMQKSLAQQIEVEPV; this is encoded by the coding sequence ATGGTACTCACGCAGTTGTCACCGGGACAGAGTGCTCGCATCAAGAATATGAATCAGCTGGCCCGGCCGCTGCGCCGCAAACTGATGGTGCTGGGCCTGTTGCCCCAGACTGAAGTCATCTATCTGCGCTCTGCCCCCTTGGGGGACCCGCTCCAGATCCAGTGCCAGGGGATCTGTCTCTCCATGCAAAAGAGTCTGGCCCAGCAAATCGAGGTCGAACCGGTATAA
- a CDS encoding stress response translation initiation inhibitor YciH has product MSHDNNSRLVYSTDGGMIKEQNAPQSASPFPTDGTVRIRRETKGRKGAGVITIHGVPADQQKSLATLLKRKCGTGGGIKEGVIEIQGDKRDLIKTELEKAGFSVKLVGG; this is encoded by the coding sequence ATGAGTCACGACAACAACAGCCGCCTCGTTTACAGCACAGATGGCGGCATGATCAAGGAGCAGAACGCTCCCCAATCTGCCTCTCCCTTTCCCACCGACGGCACCGTGCGCATTCGCCGCGAGACCAAGGGGCGCAAGGGCGCCGGGGTGATCACCATTCATGGCGTACCCGCCGATCAGCAGAAATCCCTGGCGACCCTGCTCAAGAGAAAGTGCGGCACCGGTGGCGGTATCAAAGAGGGGGTGATCGAGATCCAGGGGGATAAACGGGACCTGATCAAAACCGAGCTGGAGAAAGCCGGTTTCAGCGTCAAGCTGGTCGGTGGCTGA
- a CDS encoding TMEM165/GDT1 family protein, which yields MEALLTSTLSVAIAEIGDKTQLLALLLICRFRKPWPIIAGMLAATLLNHAGAAWIGEFISRWLDPKIMTYLVAIAFIAMAIWILVPDKMDDEESSLDKYGPFMATFVLFFIAEIGDKTQIATVLLAAKYDSLVQVISGTTLGMMLANVPVVLIGKLGADKLPLKGIRIACAILFVGLGVSTLIFA from the coding sequence ATGGAAGCCTTGTTAACCTCAACCCTCAGCGTCGCCATTGCCGAAATCGGCGATAAAACCCAGCTGTTGGCGTTGCTGCTCATCTGCCGTTTTCGCAAGCCCTGGCCCATCATCGCCGGCATGCTGGCGGCTACCCTGCTCAACCATGCGGGCGCCGCCTGGATTGGCGAGTTCATCAGCCGCTGGCTCGATCCCAAGATAATGACCTATCTGGTCGCCATCGCCTTTATCGCCATGGCTATCTGGATTTTGGTGCCGGACAAGATGGATGACGAGGAGAGCTCGCTGGATAAATACGGCCCCTTTATGGCCACCTTCGTGCTCTTCTTCATCGCCGAGATCGGGGACAAGACCCAGATCGCCACCGTGCTGCTGGCCGCCAAGTATGACTCACTGGTGCAGGTCATTAGCGGTACCACCCTCGGCATGATGCTGGCCAACGTGCCGGTGGTGCTGATCGGCAAGCTGGGAGCGGACAAGCTGCCGCTCAAGGGGATCCGCATCGCCTGCGCCATCCTCTTCGTCGGCCTCGGCGTGAGCACCCTGATCTTCGCCTGA
- a CDS encoding DUF2157 domain-containing protein, whose product MHNVSRETLLEWVKQGRLAPETLADALTLADLPPHPARWQWLFDRLLLWLGALCIGAGLVFFVAFNWQELGRVSRLALLEAPLLAMLLLLWRKPLGDTPRQVLLLAIALNIGALLALVGQTYQTGADPWQLFATWALMLVPLALFGQSPQLWTLSWLLGQLALVLYWRLGLFAIFFNFDEEGLGWCLTLLNAALWGLLLLAPARWRLMPSWLAGLAAGLGATLLTLLALFDAASALVWPFWLGWLAAAYALWHHRFIAGLAMGCLSLIAVILAALGKWMEPDINGFLLLSLIAIGLSVTAARWLQQQRRSHE is encoded by the coding sequence ATGCACAACGTATCAAGAGAGACGCTTCTCGAATGGGTCAAACAAGGACGACTGGCGCCAGAGACGCTGGCGGACGCCTTGACCCTCGCCGATCTTCCTCCCCATCCAGCGCGCTGGCAGTGGCTGTTTGACCGGCTGCTGCTCTGGCTCGGCGCCCTCTGCATCGGGGCTGGACTGGTCTTCTTCGTCGCCTTCAACTGGCAGGAGCTGGGCCGGGTCTCTCGTCTCGCCCTACTGGAGGCGCCACTGCTCGCCATGCTGCTTCTGCTGTGGCGCAAACCACTGGGGGATACCCCCCGTCAGGTGCTGCTGCTCGCCATCGCCCTCAATATCGGCGCCCTGCTGGCGCTGGTGGGCCAGACCTACCAGACCGGCGCCGATCCCTGGCAGCTGTTCGCCACCTGGGCGCTGATGCTGGTGCCGCTGGCGCTATTTGGCCAAAGCCCACAGCTCTGGACCCTGAGCTGGCTGCTCGGCCAGCTGGCGCTGGTGCTCTACTGGCGGCTCGGCTTGTTCGCGATCTTCTTTAACTTCGATGAAGAGGGTCTGGGCTGGTGCCTCACCCTGCTCAACGCCGCCCTCTGGGGTCTGCTTCTGCTGGCACCGGCCCGCTGGCGCCTGATGCCAAGCTGGCTGGCGGGTCTGGCTGCCGGTCTGGGGGCCACCCTGCTCACCCTGCTGGCGCTGTTTGATGCCGCCTCTGCGCTGGTTTGGCCGTTCTGGCTTGGCTGGCTCGCCGCGGCCTATGCCCTGTGGCACCACAGATTTATCGCCGGGCTCGCCATGGGGTGCCTCAGCCTGATTGCCGTCATCCTCGCGGCGCTGGGCAAGTGGATGGAGCCCGACATCAACGGCTTTTTGCTGCTGAGTCTTATCGCCATCGGCCTTTCTGTCACCGCCGCCCGCTGGCTGCAACAACAACGGAGGTCTCATGAGTGA
- a CDS encoding DUF4401 domain-containing protein — protein sequence MSDLTLWQALQQTNLVEGEMPRDTQPHWSSRFMLGLVGWIAALFLLFFLFLTFEQLTRDANSALLLGAVLLAGAYTLNRSQRGDLWDQFVLALTLAADAWLLYGLLDQLDLHHALLWFGLCLLSLAIAVLFDHWLVQLFHSVAAALLLTLGLACLGLQLLALPLVMTAITFCWLRADRDPQRHQLYHSITLGLALSLLVLGRLHHPLWDGGSSMLDELGLSRLPLWLNPLLCAALLLAVMVKLRLPLLFGLPLVLISAIIPGMGAGALVLILGFYAGSLGLMTLSALLLVGYGALYYYDLGLTLMTKSWLLLGSGILLLGARQLLNTFAARNDS from the coding sequence ATGAGTGATCTGACCCTTTGGCAAGCGCTGCAACAGACCAATCTGGTGGAAGGGGAGATGCCCCGTGACACCCAACCTCACTGGTCGAGCCGTTTTATGCTGGGGCTGGTGGGCTGGATTGCCGCCCTGTTCCTGCTCTTTTTCCTGTTTCTCACCTTCGAACAGCTGACTCGCGATGCCAACAGCGCCTTGCTGCTGGGGGCCGTGCTGCTGGCGGGGGCCTACACCCTCAATCGCAGCCAGCGCGGCGATCTCTGGGATCAGTTCGTGCTGGCACTCACCCTGGCGGCCGATGCCTGGCTGCTCTATGGCCTGCTCGATCAACTGGATCTCCATCACGCCCTGCTCTGGTTCGGTCTGTGCCTGCTGTCGCTTGCCATCGCCGTGCTGTTCGATCACTGGTTGGTGCAGCTGTTTCACAGCGTGGCGGCGGCCCTGCTGCTCACCCTTGGTCTCGCCTGCCTCGGGCTGCAACTGCTGGCGCTGCCGCTGGTGATGACCGCCATCACCTTCTGCTGGCTGCGGGCAGATAGGGATCCACAGCGCCACCAGCTCTACCACTCCATCACCCTGGGGCTGGCCCTCTCCTTGCTGGTGCTGGGCCGTCTGCACCACCCGCTGTGGGATGGCGGCAGCAGCATGCTGGACGAACTTGGGCTTTCGCGCCTGCCGCTCTGGCTCAATCCGCTGCTCTGCGCTGCGCTGCTGCTGGCGGTGATGGTGAAACTGAGGCTCCCCCTGCTGTTTGGCCTGCCGCTGGTACTGATCAGCGCCATCATCCCCGGCATGGGGGCGGGTGCATTGGTGCTGATCCTCGGCTTCTATGCCGGTAGCCTAGGCCTGATGACCCTCTCAGCCCTGCTGCTGGTGGGTTATGGCGCCCTCTATTACTACGATCTTGGGCTCACCCTGATGACCAAATCCTGGCTGCTGCTGGGCTCAGGCATCCTGCTGCTCGGCGCCCGCCAGCTGCTCAACACCTTCGCGGCAAGGAACGACTCATGA
- a CDS encoding GDYXXLXY domain-containing protein — MKPVTRQLTLLLSGLAIVAGINATVWRYEHAMSSGDVVLLRLAPVDPRSLMQGDYMRLNYEIARELASSDARATQDNGSDTLVIRLDAHQVASLVTAGKPEQLASDERLLQVHQSERQWQIGPDAYFFEEGTGEQYQAARYGEFRLQADGKTLLVGLRDEAYQPIGQTRSRW; from the coding sequence ATGAAACCCGTCACCCGACAACTCACCCTGTTGCTGAGCGGCCTTGCCATCGTGGCGGGCATCAATGCCACCGTCTGGCGCTACGAGCACGCCATGAGCAGCGGCGACGTGGTGCTGCTGCGACTCGCCCCGGTCGATCCCCGCTCCCTGATGCAGGGGGATTACATGCGGCTGAACTATGAGATTGCCCGCGAGCTGGCCAGCAGCGATGCCCGTGCTACTCAAGACAACGGCAGCGATACCCTGGTAATCCGCCTCGATGCCCATCAGGTGGCAAGCCTGGTGACCGCTGGCAAACCGGAGCAGCTCGCCAGCGATGAGCGGCTATTGCAGGTGCACCAGAGCGAGCGGCAGTGGCAGATCGGCCCCGATGCCTACTTCTTTGAAGAGGGCACAGGGGAGCAGTACCAAGCGGCCCGCTACGGCGAGTTCCGGCTGCAGGCCGATGGCAAGACCCTGCTGGTGGGGCTGCGGGATGAGGCCTACCAGCCCATCGGGCAGACCCGCTCCCGCTGGTAA
- a CDS encoding transporter substrate-binding domain-containing protein has translation MRIWLICHLLLLCWASTARADLGKLEYLTEEYPPYNFSDPQGQPTGLAVDLLQRIWQHSGVTPQPVRILPWARGYYLLTQKPNVVLFSTARTQARDPLFKWACPIGYAEIVLVGLAERNIAITKLDDAKAFNIGAVRADVGEQLLLNNGFDETKLMAANRLVQALKMLTSGRVDLVSTNKTTMEQLIVEQQLDPASFKEQWVLSSEQFCFAFSHPVSDELVKEFQTSLTQVLASSEYPRLHSKYFPASSPANR, from the coding sequence ATGAGGATATGGCTGATCTGTCATCTGTTGCTGCTCTGCTGGGCCTCGACGGCCCGGGCTGATCTGGGCAAGCTCGAGTATCTCACCGAAGAATATCCCCCCTACAACTTCAGCGATCCGCAAGGCCAGCCCACCGGCCTTGCTGTCGATCTGCTGCAGAGGATCTGGCAACACAGCGGCGTGACACCCCAGCCGGTACGCATCTTGCCTTGGGCACGAGGTTATTACTTGCTAACCCAGAAACCCAACGTGGTACTCTTCTCCACCGCCCGCACCCAGGCGCGGGATCCCCTGTTCAAATGGGCCTGTCCCATCGGGTATGCCGAGATCGTGCTGGTAGGGCTGGCCGAGCGCAATATCGCCATCACCAAGCTCGACGATGCCAAGGCGTTCAATATCGGGGCGGTACGGGCCGATGTGGGGGAGCAACTGCTGCTCAACAACGGCTTTGACGAGACCAAGCTGATGGCCGCCAACCGGCTGGTACAGGCGCTGAAGATGCTCACCTCCGGCCGGGTCGATCTGGTCTCCACCAACAAGACCACCATGGAACAGCTGATCGTCGAGCAACAGCTCGACCCCGCCAGCTTCAAGGAGCAGTGGGTGCTGAGCTCCGAGCAGTTCTGCTTCGCCTTCAGCCATCCAGTGAGCGATGAGCTGGTCAAGGAGTTCCAGACCAGCTTGACCCAGGTGCTGGCGAGCAGTGAATACCCGCGGCTGCACAGCAAATACTTCCCGGCGTCCTCCCCAGCCAACAGATAA
- a CDS encoding MFS transporter produces MPLALFALTLSAFAIGTTEFVIVGLIPTIAEQLNVSLPSAGLLVSLYALGVAIGAPVLTALTGKVPRKWLLVGLMALFTVGNLLAWQAPGYESLIVARILTGLAHGVFFSVGSTIATGLVAKDKAASAIAIMFSGLTVALVTGVPLGTWIGQVFGWRETFLVVSLLGLVAMVGSLLLIPGNLPKGAASTIREQLSVLTKKPLLLVYAKTALGYGGAFTAFTFLAPILQQVSGFSAGAVSLILLVYGVSVAIGNIWGGKLADKMGPLPALKLLFAGLALVLLALTFTAPHPVLAVLTVLVWGAFAFGNVPGLQVLVVKQAELHTPKAVDVASGLNIAAFNVGIALGSVVGGLVVEHLGLMHTPWIGALIVLLAYGLTHVSERREALRLAACQA; encoded by the coding sequence ATGCCACTGGCGTTATTTGCCCTCACCCTGAGTGCCTTTGCGATCGGCACCACCGAATTCGTGATCGTGGGGCTTATCCCCACCATCGCCGAGCAGCTCAATGTCTCGCTCCCCTCGGCGGGCCTGTTGGTCAGCCTCTATGCCCTTGGCGTGGCCATCGGAGCCCCCGTGTTGACGGCGCTCACCGGCAAGGTGCCGCGCAAGTGGCTGCTGGTGGGGTTGATGGCGCTCTTTACCGTCGGTAACCTGCTGGCCTGGCAGGCCCCCGGTTACGAGAGCCTGATTGTTGCCCGGATCCTGACCGGGCTGGCGCACGGGGTCTTCTTCTCGGTGGGCAGCACCATCGCCACCGGGCTGGTGGCCAAGGATAAAGCGGCCAGCGCCATCGCCATCATGTTCAGCGGTCTTACTGTTGCGCTGGTGACCGGCGTACCGCTCGGCACCTGGATTGGTCAGGTCTTTGGCTGGCGTGAAACCTTTCTGGTAGTAAGCCTGCTCGGCCTCGTCGCCATGGTGGGCAGCCTGCTGCTGATCCCGGGCAACCTGCCCAAGGGGGCAGCCTCGACCATCCGCGAGCAACTCTCGGTACTGACCAAGAAGCCTCTGCTGCTGGTCTACGCCAAGACCGCCCTCGGTTATGGCGGCGCCTTCACCGCTTTCACCTTCCTCGCCCCCATCCTGCAGCAGGTGAGCGGCTTTAGCGCCGGTGCGGTGAGCCTGATCCTGCTGGTCTACGGGGTATCGGTCGCCATCGGCAATATCTGGGGCGGCAAGCTGGCCGACAAGATGGGCCCATTGCCGGCGCTGAAGCTGCTGTTTGCCGGTCTGGCGCTGGTGCTGCTGGCCCTCACTTTCACCGCGCCGCACCCAGTGCTGGCAGTACTCACCGTGCTGGTGTGGGGCGCCTTTGCCTTCGGCAACGTGCCGGGTCTGCAGGTGCTGGTGGTGAAGCAGGCCGAACTGCACACCCCCAAGGCGGTGGATGTGGCATCGGGTCTCAATATCGCCGCCTTCAACGTCGGCATTGCGCTCGGCTCCGTAGTCGGTGGCTTGGTGGTGGAGCACCTCGGCCTGATGCACACCCCCTGGATCGGCGCCCTTATCGTGCTGCTGGCCTACGGGCTAACCCATGTCAGCGAGCGCCGCGAAGCCCTCCGGCTCGCCGCCTGTCAGGCATAA
- a CDS encoding NAD(P)H-dependent oxidoreductase, which translates to MKVLIVYAHPEPKSFNGALFCQAIRALEQAGHTVMTSDLYAMGFDPVSDRRNFTAASDPDFLKLQLEELAATEQGCFAPQLEQEMQKLEAADLLIFQFPLWWFGLPAILKGWVDRVFAMGRVYGQGHIYESGKFRGKRALLSLTTGGPAETYLPDGFNGDIDGILRPIQRGILQFVGFDVLRPHICYAPVRVTQEEREAWLAQWAERLGQFEQESPIAVGRYQ; encoded by the coding sequence ATGAAGGTACTTATTGTCTACGCCCACCCCGAACCCAAAAGCTTCAACGGCGCCCTCTTCTGCCAAGCCATCAGGGCGCTGGAGCAGGCAGGCCACACCGTGATGACCAGCGATCTTTATGCCATGGGCTTTGATCCCGTCTCGGATCGGCGCAACTTCACCGCCGCCAGCGATCCCGACTTTCTCAAGCTGCAACTCGAAGAACTGGCTGCCACCGAGCAGGGCTGCTTTGCCCCGCAGCTGGAGCAGGAGATGCAAAAGCTGGAGGCGGCCGATCTGCTGATCTTCCAGTTCCCGCTCTGGTGGTTCGGGCTGCCCGCCATCCTCAAGGGGTGGGTGGATCGGGTCTTTGCCATGGGGCGGGTCTATGGTCAGGGCCATATCTACGAGAGCGGCAAGTTTCGCGGCAAGCGGGCCCTGCTGAGCCTGACCACCGGCGGCCCTGCAGAGACCTATCTGCCCGATGGCTTCAACGGCGATATCGACGGTATACTGCGCCCCATCCAGCGCGGGATCCTGCAATTTGTCGGCTTCGATGTACTGCGCCCCCATATCTGCTATGCCCCGGTACGGGTTACGCAGGAAGAGCGGGAAGCCTGGCTCGCCCAATGGGCCGAACGCCTTGGCCAGTTTGAGCAGGAGTCCCCCATCGCGGTCGGCCGCTACCAGTAA
- the cysS gene encoding cysteine--tRNA ligase has translation MLKIYNTLTRQKEQFKPIHPGKVGMYVCGVTIYDHCHIGHGRTFVAFDVVARYLRYAGYDLTYVRNVTDVDDKIIKRAAETRVTCDELTERLIGDMHADFDALGMVRPDIEPRATQHISEIIELVESLLAKDHAYVADNGDVMFIVESYADYGKLSGQDLEQLQAGARVDVVDAKRNPLDFVLWKMSKPGEPTWESPWGPGRPGWHIECSAMNSKHLGNHFDIHGGGSDLQFPHHENEIAQSCCAHGGDYVNTWMHSGMVMVDKEKMSKSLGNFFTIRDVLAHYDAETVRYFLMSGHYRSQLNYSEDNLKQARAALERMYTALRDLPVAAAAGGDEQVARFKEAMDDDFNTPEAYSALFDLVREINRQKAEDMAVAAGLGARLRELGAVLGILQQDPEAFLKGDEADDEVAEIEQLIAERNQARADKNWAAADAARNRLTEMGIVLEDSAGKTSWRRA, from the coding sequence ATGCTGAAGATATACAACACACTCACTCGTCAAAAAGAACAATTCAAACCTATCCACCCGGGCAAGGTGGGCATGTATGTGTGTGGTGTCACCATCTACGATCACTGTCATATCGGCCACGGCCGCACCTTCGTCGCCTTTGATGTGGTGGCTCGCTACCTGCGTTACGCCGGTTACGATCTCACCTATGTGCGCAACGTCACCGACGTGGACGACAAAATCATCAAGCGCGCCGCCGAAACTCGCGTCACCTGTGACGAGCTGACCGAGCGCCTGATCGGCGACATGCACGCCGACTTCGACGCCCTCGGCATGGTGCGCCCGGACATCGAACCGCGCGCCACCCAGCACATCAGCGAAATCATCGAACTGGTAGAAAGCCTGCTTGCCAAGGATCACGCCTACGTGGCCGATAACGGCGATGTGATGTTTATCGTCGAATCCTACGCCGACTACGGCAAGCTCTCCGGGCAGGATCTGGAGCAGCTGCAAGCCGGTGCCCGCGTTGATGTGGTCGATGCCAAGCGCAACCCGCTCGACTTCGTGCTGTGGAAGATGTCCAAGCCCGGCGAGCCGACCTGGGAAAGCCCCTGGGGCCCGGGCCGTCCTGGCTGGCACATCGAGTGCTCCGCCATGAACTCCAAGCACCTTGGCAACCACTTCGACATCCACGGCGGCGGCTCCGATCTGCAGTTCCCGCACCACGAGAACGAGATCGCCCAATCCTGCTGCGCCCACGGTGGCGACTACGTCAACACCTGGATGCACAGCGGCATGGTGATGGTCGATAAAGAGAAGATGTCCAAATCCCTTGGCAACTTCTTCACCATCCGCGACGTCTTGGCCCACTACGACGCCGAAACCGTCCGTTACTTCCTGATGTCTGGCCACTACCGCAGCCAGCTCAACTACTCGGAAGATAACCTGAAGCAAGCCCGCGCCGCGCTGGAGCGGATGTATACCGCCCTGCGCGATCTGCCAGTAGCCGCTGCTGCCGGTGGCGACGAGCAGGTGGCTCGCTTCAAAGAAGCGATGGACGATGACTTCAACACCCCTGAAGCCTACTCCGCCCTGTTCGATCTGGTGCGCGAGATCAACCGCCAGAAAGCGGAAGATATGGCCGTTGCCGCTGGCCTCGGTGCCCGTCTGCGTGAGCTGGGCGCCGTGCTCGGCATCCTGCAGCAAGATCCCGAAGCTTTCCTCAAGGGTGATGAAGCCGACGACGAAGTGGCCGAGATCGAGCAACTGATCGCCGAGCGCAATCAGGCCCGTGCCGACAAGAACTGGGCCGCGGCGGATGCCGCCCGCAACCGTCTCACCGAGATGGGCATTGTGCTGGAAGACAGCGCCGGCAAGACCAGCTGGCGCCGTGCCTAA